In Paenibacillus sp. FSL M7-0420, a single genomic region encodes these proteins:
- a CDS encoding glycosyl hydrolase family 18 protein, whose protein sequence is MDRRQRQRRVTKRGSLTRRLLGLVIIAAAAFWVVYYVLPNRQHVDPDWKGLDKPIFVKGQLTGYSASGTGDGLLLPLPFLQEYVDSSIRYEKESKSVILSTDSSLLYMQEESTAAALNNEPLQLRLAPEVKDKVTYLPADTLENLYGFEIEEDTNTGAVLLMTAGESVPLGKVKGKEGGKTKALRSEPSVHAPIFADMNPGDVVRIWNTDTKDWVFAQLDNGYSGYAQADDITEDGTRTVEKKPETPTRAQRSWKDKPVNMFWEAVYERKPNPAKFAALPGINVVSPTWFSIIDVKGNVRSQADRSYVDWAHNQGMEVWGLLSNSFEPDLTTEALSTYDNRMNAIVQMLKYADLYNLDGINIDFENVYTKDGPNVTQFMRELKPMAQSRNLIVSIDVTPKSKSEMWSLFLDRRALAAVSDFLVVMAYDEHWAASPVAGSVASLPWVKTSMNRIIEEDEVPAEKLILGVPLYTRIWTEATEKGKTKVSSKAVSMNAVKEIIAEKKLTPVFDKEAGQNYVEYKEDDVLRKIWIEDTTSLTARVELAQSLKLGGVAAWNRSFASPEAWEALKGIIK, encoded by the coding sequence TTGGACAGAAGACAGAGACAAAGACGCGTCACGAAGCGTGGAAGTCTTACTCGCCGCTTATTGGGACTTGTCATCATAGCCGCCGCAGCCTTTTGGGTTGTTTATTATGTACTGCCGAACCGCCAGCATGTGGACCCGGACTGGAAGGGGCTGGACAAGCCGATTTTTGTGAAGGGACAGCTTACCGGCTATTCAGCATCGGGTACGGGGGACGGGCTGCTTTTACCGCTGCCTTTTTTGCAGGAATATGTAGATTCTTCTATCCGTTATGAAAAAGAAAGCAAATCAGTTATTCTCTCAACGGACAGCAGTCTACTGTACATGCAGGAGGAATCAACAGCCGCAGCGCTGAACAATGAACCTCTGCAGCTTCGCCTTGCTCCCGAGGTTAAAGATAAAGTGACCTATCTTCCGGCAGATACACTGGAGAATCTGTACGGCTTCGAGATCGAAGAGGATACGAATACCGGTGCAGTGCTGCTAATGACTGCAGGTGAATCGGTGCCGCTTGGCAAGGTGAAGGGCAAAGAAGGCGGGAAAACGAAAGCCCTGCGCAGTGAACCCTCGGTGCATGCACCGATTTTTGCTGATATGAACCCCGGGGATGTCGTACGAATCTGGAACACGGACACGAAGGACTGGGTATTCGCTCAGCTTGATAATGGTTATTCGGGTTACGCCCAGGCGGATGATATTACCGAAGACGGTACCCGAACTGTAGAGAAAAAGCCCGAAACACCTACACGTGCGCAGCGCAGCTGGAAGGATAAGCCGGTTAATATGTTCTGGGAAGCTGTGTACGAACGCAAGCCGAATCCCGCCAAATTCGCAGCCTTGCCTGGAATTAATGTGGTTAGCCCCACCTGGTTCAGCATTATTGATGTGAAGGGGAATGTGCGCAGCCAGGCAGACCGCTCTTATGTGGATTGGGCGCATAATCAAGGGATGGAGGTATGGGGGCTGCTCAGCAACAGCTTTGAACCCGATTTGACTACTGAAGCCTTATCCACATATGACAATCGGATGAATGCCATTGTTCAGATGCTAAAGTATGCAGACCTGTATAACTTAGACGGGATTAATATCGACTTCGAGAATGTGTACACCAAGGATGGACCGAACGTAACGCAGTTCATGCGGGAACTGAAGCCGATGGCCCAGAGCCGGAATCTGATTGTCTCTATTGATGTTACGCCGAAGTCCAAGAGCGAGATGTGGTCCCTGTTCCTCGACCGCCGGGCGCTTGCCGCCGTATCCGACTTCCTGGTTGTAATGGCCTACGACGAGCACTGGGCAGCCAGTCCGGTTGCAGGATCAGTAGCATCTCTACCGTGGGTTAAGACCTCTATGAACCGGATTATCGAGGAGGATGAGGTGCCGGCTGAGAAGCTGATTCTGGGAGTGCCGCTCTATACGCGGATCTGGACGGAAGCTACCGAGAAGGGGAAGACCAAGGTAAGCTCTAAGGCTGTCAGCATGAATGCGGTCAAGGAGATTATCGCCGAGAAGAAGCTGACACCCGTATTCGATAAGGAAGCCGGACAGAACTACGTGGAGTATAAGGAAGATGATGTTCTCCGCAAAATCTGGATCGAGGACACCACCTCGCTCACAGCCAGGGTAGAGCTGGCCCAGTCCTTGAAGCTGGGCGGTGTGGCAGCCTGGAACCGCAGCTTCGCCAGTCCGGAGGCATGGGAAGCATTGAAGGGAATTATAAAATAA
- the perR gene encoding peroxide-responsive transcriptional repressor PerR translates to MGSGVQHALEQLKTTGVRITPQRHAILTYLMEAMNHPTADDIYRALEPQFPSMSVATVYNNLKMFMEAGMVRELTYGDNSSRFDANVSDHYHVICQECGKIEDFSYSTLHEVEQQAERATGFKIHGLRMELYGVCKGCSEKQH, encoded by the coding sequence ATGGGTAGTGGCGTACAGCATGCATTGGAGCAACTCAAGACAACCGGTGTCCGTATTACGCCTCAGCGTCATGCGATTCTAACGTATCTGATGGAAGCGATGAATCATCCTACGGCAGACGATATCTACCGGGCACTTGAGCCTCAGTTTCCGAGTATGAGTGTGGCAACTGTGTATAACAATCTTAAGATGTTCATGGAAGCAGGTATGGTCCGTGAGCTGACCTACGGTGATAATTCCAGCCGTTTCGACGCCAATGTATCTGATCATTATCATGTTATCTGCCAGGAATGCGGCAAGATTGAGGATTTCAGCTATTCTACTCTTCATGAGGTAGAGCAGCAGGCCGAACGGGCCACGGGCTTCAAGATTCATGGATTGCGTATGGAGCTGTACGGTGTGTGCAAAGGCTGCAGCGAGAAGCAGCACTGA